One Leptolyngbya ohadii IS1 genomic window carries:
- a CDS encoding NHLP family bacteriocin export ABC transporter peptidase/permease/ATPase subunit, with protein MQQFIHSQSTSFLKSLDPFWKTLQPWMQKLQQRSKLVQSIADYWTSRSIVRRTPTVLQMESVECGAASLAMILGYYGYRASLVELRQACGISRDGSKAINILNAARQYHLQAKGLKVDIGTLQTLELPAIVFWNFNHYVVVEGFYRDRVYLNDPATGPRTVSMAEFSESFTGVVLTFKPDETFQPGGQEKTILLSLRQRLQGSIRPLVFCLLVGFLLVLPGLAMPTFSRVFIDQILIQNQQDWLRPLIIAMLFTALLTGLLTRLQLQILRRLKIKLSMRMSSRFLWHLLYLPVSFYDQRFAGEISSRVQLNDRLANLLSGQLTTTVISCVMILFYGIVMLQYDVVLTMIGVGFVVINLLAMQLVARSKSDSSTRLGQEQGKVNGVTIAGLQSIETLKASGLESDFFTKWAGYYAKALNARQEVDRLNQKLGMLPTFLSTITTMLLLVVGGYRVMNGALSIGMLIAFQSLIQQFMQPVNQLIRLGGEFQELEGILNRLDDVLQNPIDPTLTASAEVLPAQPKLEGFLELRNLTFGYSRTAPPLVENFSLSLKPGQRVALIGGSGSGKSTVAKLVSGLYEPWSGEILFDGQRRSDIPRSVLTNSIALIEQDVRLFAGTVRDNLTLWDTTIGESNLIQACQDAAIHDVVLSLNGGYSADLLEGASNLSGGQRQRLEIARALVNNPSILIMDEATSALDAETERLVDHHLRLRGCTCLIVAHRLSTIRDCDEIIVLDRGKVVQRGNHEQLRQVEGHYLNLIRSEGGTLE; from the coding sequence ATGCAGCAGTTCATCCATTCTCAATCCACTTCGTTTCTCAAATCCCTCGATCCGTTTTGGAAGACTTTACAGCCCTGGATGCAGAAACTCCAGCAGCGATCGAAACTAGTGCAGTCAATTGCAGACTACTGGACAAGTCGATCGATTGTTCGCCGCACTCCCACTGTCCTGCAAATGGAATCGGTCGAATGCGGAGCGGCATCGCTGGCAATGATTCTGGGCTACTACGGCTATCGTGCTTCGCTGGTCGAACTGCGGCAAGCCTGCGGCATTTCGCGAGACGGCAGTAAGGCAATTAATATTCTGAATGCGGCGCGACAGTATCACCTTCAAGCAAAAGGACTCAAGGTTGATATTGGGACGCTGCAAACATTAGAGCTTCCGGCGATCGTCTTCTGGAACTTTAACCATTACGTTGTGGTGGAAGGTTTCTATCGCGATCGGGTCTACCTTAACGATCCGGCAACCGGACCTCGCACGGTTTCAATGGCAGAATTCAGTGAATCCTTTACGGGGGTTGTGTTGACCTTCAAGCCAGATGAGACCTTTCAGCCGGGAGGACAGGAAAAGACGATTCTGCTTTCCCTTCGTCAGCGATTACAGGGTTCGATTCGTCCGCTTGTTTTTTGCCTGCTGGTGGGCTTTCTGCTAGTGTTGCCCGGATTAGCGATGCCCACGTTCTCGCGGGTATTTATCGATCAAATCCTGATTCAGAATCAGCAGGACTGGCTGCGTCCCCTAATTATTGCGATGCTGTTCACGGCACTGTTAACGGGACTTCTAACGCGATTACAGCTTCAGATTCTTCGCCGCTTAAAAATCAAATTGTCTATGCGGATGTCCAGCCGTTTCCTCTGGCATCTTCTCTATTTGCCTGTCAGCTTCTATGACCAGCGATTTGCGGGAGAAATTAGCAGTCGGGTTCAGTTAAACGATCGCCTTGCCAACCTCCTTTCTGGGCAACTCACCACGACCGTCATTTCCTGCGTCATGATTCTGTTCTACGGGATTGTGATGCTGCAATACGATGTCGTTCTCACGATGATTGGGGTTGGCTTTGTCGTCATTAACCTACTGGCAATGCAGCTAGTGGCGCGATCGAAGTCAGACTCCAGTACCAGATTGGGACAGGAACAGGGCAAGGTCAACGGAGTAACGATCGCCGGATTGCAAAGCATCGAAACGCTAAAAGCCTCTGGATTAGAGTCAGATTTTTTCACTAAATGGGCGGGCTATTATGCCAAAGCGCTTAATGCTCGTCAGGAAGTCGATCGGCTGAATCAAAAACTGGGGATGCTGCCGACATTCCTTTCCACGATTACAACGATGCTGCTGCTGGTGGTTGGCGGATATCGCGTGATGAACGGCGCATTGAGTATTGGGATGCTGATCGCCTTTCAGTCCCTCATTCAGCAGTTTATGCAGCCTGTGAATCAGCTAATTCGTTTAGGCGGCGAGTTTCAGGAACTTGAAGGGATTTTGAATCGCCTGGATGATGTGCTGCAAAACCCGATCGATCCCACACTCACCGCATCTGCTGAAGTTCTGCCTGCTCAACCTAAACTTGAAGGCTTTTTGGAGCTTCGCAATCTCACCTTTGGCTATAGCCGGACTGCACCCCCATTAGTTGAAAACTTTAGCCTATCTCTCAAACCGGGACAAAGAGTTGCATTAATCGGCGGTAGCGGTTCCGGGAAATCAACCGTCGCCAAACTCGTCAGCGGACTGTACGAACCCTGGTCAGGCGAAATTCTGTTTGACGGTCAGCGACGATCTGATATTCCGCGATCGGTTTTGACGAATTCGATCGCCTTAATCGAACAGGATGTGCGCCTGTTTGCCGGAACGGTACGCGATAACCTGACCCTCTGGGATACGACGATCGGGGAAAGCAATTTGATCCAGGCTTGTCAAGATGCGGCAATTCATGACGTTGTGCTGTCTTTGAATGGTGGCTACAGTGCAGATTTGCTGGAGGGTGCAAGCAATCTCAGCGGTGGACAGCGGCAGCGACTTGAAATTGCCCGTGCGCTGGTCAACAATCCCTCGATTCTGATTATGGATGAAGCCACCAGTGCCCTCGATGCCGAAACGGAACGACTGGTGGATCACCATCTGCGGCTGCGCGGCTGTACCTGTCTGATTGTGGCGCATCGCCTCAGTACGATTCGGGACTGCGATGAAATTATCGTCCTCGATCGCGGCAAGGTTGTTCAGCGAGGCAACCATGAGCAACTGCGGCAGGTGGAAGGACATTATCTCAATTTAATCCGCAGCGAAGGCGGCACGTTGGAGTAA
- a CDS encoding NHLP bacteriocin system secretion protein, whose product MVTQKQIVTQKQINQKQPQQKKSLFRQEALEQTASPEKLDQLVQIVSPQRWLSLAALGILVTAGVGWGVFGRIPITVTGRGMLVYPGKVAPVQAGSTGRIQSIEVEEGDRVQKGQVLATIDQTELQNQLKLARDKLAQLRFQDQAARQAQTQRDTLNQTTIAQQQQALQQELQTVQSLTPVLREKGVDSISRDREALQQRLQNLRDVLPVYQQRWEARQEAQRQGALSKDAVFQAQQEYLNAQAQLNEVESQLKQLDIKEADAQRQYLTNLNRINELQAQIKALETQAATQVEQDLAATSTRNKEIQDTASTIAQLEFQLKRDSQIVSDRDGKLIELSVQPGQRLEPGVAIGSIAPCEPSNASANSCPIGEADLAGVIFLPVSEGKKIREGMTVQITPSTVKREEFGGIVGRVDRVSEFPVTQQGAANLAGLREALPEVMEQQGAYLAVYVDLERGQTASGYRWSSSQGPEQPVTQGTTTTARITVEERSPISYVLPILKSWTGLG is encoded by the coding sequence ATGGTGACGCAAAAACAGATAGTGACGCAAAAACAGATAAATCAAAAACAGCCGCAGCAAAAAAAATCCTTATTTCGCCAGGAAGCGCTGGAGCAAACCGCCTCTCCCGAAAAGCTCGATCAGCTTGTACAGATTGTCAGTCCGCAACGGTGGCTTTCACTTGCTGCTTTAGGCATTCTTGTCACCGCAGGCGTGGGCTGGGGAGTCTTTGGACGAATTCCGATTACCGTCACGGGTCGGGGAATGCTGGTCTATCCCGGTAAGGTGGCTCCGGTACAGGCAGGCAGTACGGGACGGATTCAGTCGATCGAAGTAGAGGAGGGCGATCGCGTTCAGAAGGGTCAGGTGTTAGCGACGATCGATCAAACTGAGCTTCAGAATCAGCTAAAGCTGGCAAGGGATAAACTGGCGCAACTGCGATTTCAGGATCAGGCGGCGCGGCAGGCTCAGACCCAGCGGGATACCCTGAATCAAACGACGATCGCCCAGCAGCAGCAGGCACTCCAGCAGGAGCTTCAGACGGTGCAGTCCTTAACTCCGGTTCTACGTGAAAAAGGAGTGGATTCGATTAGCCGCGATCGAGAGGCACTGCAACAGCGATTGCAAAACCTGCGGGATGTTCTGCCCGTTTACCAACAGCGATGGGAGGCTCGGCAGGAGGCACAGCGACAGGGCGCACTTTCCAAAGATGCCGTCTTTCAGGCGCAGCAGGAATACCTCAACGCCCAGGCACAGCTTAACGAAGTCGAGTCGCAGCTCAAACAGCTTGATATCAAAGAAGCGGATGCCCAGCGGCAGTATCTCACCAATCTGAACCGCATCAATGAACTGCAAGCGCAAATTAAGGCACTCGAAACCCAGGCAGCAACGCAGGTAGAACAGGATTTAGCCGCGACCAGTACCCGCAACAAGGAAATTCAGGACACCGCTAGTACGATCGCCCAACTGGAATTCCAGCTAAAACGAGATAGCCAGATTGTCAGCGATCGAGACGGTAAATTAATCGAACTCAGTGTACAGCCGGGACAACGACTCGAACCCGGTGTAGCCATTGGATCGATCGCCCCTTGCGAACCATCTAACGCATCCGCCAATTCCTGCCCGATCGGAGAAGCAGATTTAGCAGGCGTAATATTTCTTCCGGTCAGCGAGGGTAAAAAGATTCGGGAGGGCATGACTGTTCAGATTACGCCCAGCACTGTGAAACGCGAGGAATTTGGCGGCATTGTGGGGAGAGTGGATCGCGTCTCTGAGTTTCCGGTGACTCAGCAGGGCGCGGCAAATCTCGCAGGTCTTCGAGAAGCATTGCCAGAAGTAATGGAGCAGCAGGGCGCGTATCTAGCAGTCTACGTGGATCTAGAGCGAGGTCAAACAGCAAGCGGCTATCGCTGGTCATCTTCGCAGGGACCGGAACAACCTGTGACGCAGGGAACGACGACTACGGCACGAATTACGGTTGAGGAACGATCGCCCATTTCCTATGTGTTGCCTATTTTGAAATCGTGGACGGGGTTAGGCTAA
- a CDS encoding cyclic nucleotide-binding domain-containing protein gives MTNPLLYEFSNAEIEWMLSMGKPIELSAGILLIDSNNAPESLYWLLEGELAVSLTQNKTVVQSDLTDSSILEFDRLVLGNLVGVIPFLEDFTAHLMVRSLTPAKVLALPRSAVSEKLRSDSLFAAHFYRATVFLLMRQLTRLSQRLGCNVARLSQMQLREASMVFAELQDSDLDWLIAVGQVQQFSGDTVLIQAGRPIDEMHLILEGSAALNWIEYPSSSPAFLIESPDVQEQELARLSRGDLVGELLAIDGFPSNVTVRTLRETEVLSVPKWRLKAKLLHDPDFAARFYRVLALLLANKQQAVIQQLGYDTSGNELNSQRLSQLALAEARFEWMLKRIGTQLNSGEAIQW, from the coding sequence ATGACGAATCCTTTGCTCTATGAGTTCAGCAATGCCGAGATTGAGTGGATGTTATCGATGGGGAAGCCGATCGAACTGTCCGCAGGAATTTTACTCATTGATTCTAACAATGCGCCGGAGTCGCTTTATTGGCTCCTGGAAGGCGAACTTGCCGTCTCCCTGACTCAGAATAAGACAGTTGTTCAGTCTGACCTGACAGATTCCTCTATTCTAGAGTTCGATCGCCTTGTCCTGGGCAATCTGGTGGGTGTGATTCCCTTCCTCGAAGATTTTACGGCTCACCTGATGGTGCGATCGCTCACGCCTGCTAAAGTTCTTGCTTTACCGCGATCGGCTGTCAGCGAAAAGCTGCGATCGGATTCCCTGTTTGCCGCGCATTTCTATCGGGCAACCGTCTTTCTCCTGATGCGGCAATTGACTAGATTAAGCCAGCGGCTCGGATGTAATGTAGCCCGGTTAAGCCAGATGCAGTTGCGAGAAGCCTCAATGGTCTTTGCCGAACTTCAGGACAGCGATCTCGACTGGCTGATCGCCGTTGGACAGGTGCAGCAATTTTCTGGTGACACGGTATTAATTCAGGCAGGCAGACCGATCGATGAAATGCACCTGATTCTTGAGGGATCTGCTGCGCTGAATTGGATTGAATATCCATCGTCCTCACCTGCTTTTCTGATTGAAAGTCCTGATGTTCAGGAACAGGAGCTAGCCCGACTGTCACGGGGCGATCTGGTGGGTGAACTGCTGGCGATCGATGGTTTCCCTTCTAACGTCACGGTGAGAACGCTGCGCGAGACGGAAGTCCTATCAGTTCCCAAATGGCGGCTGAAGGCAAAGCTGCTGCACGATCCGGATTTTGCTGCAAGATTCTATCGTGTTCTTGCCCTACTCCTGGCGAACAAACAGCAAGCCGTGATTCAGCAACTCGGCTATGACACCAGCGGCAACGAATTAAACAGTCAGCGACTATCGCAGCTTGCACTGGCGGAAGCCCGATTTGAATGGATGCTGAAGCGAATTGGAACACAGTTGAACAGTGGGGAGGCAATTCAATGGTGA
- a CDS encoding CTB family bacteriocin: protein MTNEMNNTVNEMPMTSMESIEAGAIELSEQDLEAVSGGLNLSFGDVDSFFQQSGNFFSGKKLSVDQATFAGPNGSGTISSIDFQQVDSGAFQNIGIG from the coding sequence ATGACAAACGAAATGAACAACACCGTAAACGAGATGCCCATGACCTCTATGGAATCGATCGAGGCAGGCGCAATTGAGCTGTCAGAACAGGATCTAGAGGCGGTTTCCGGTGGTCTGAATCTTAGCTTCGGTGATGTCGATAGCTTTTTCCAGCAGTCCGGCAACTTCTTCTCCGGTAAGAAACTGTCTGTGGATCAGGCAACCTTCGCAGGTCCGAACGGCAGCGGCACAATCTCCTCGATCGATTTCCAGCAGGTGGACAGCGGAGCCTTCCAAAATATCGGTATTGGCTAA
- a CDS encoding cyanophycinase, with product MDTKPERGPLVIVGGAEDRDGECLVLREFVRLAGGMKAYIAVMTAATSMPEEVGGDYIRIFERLGAERVDVVRTESRKDAEQEDALRVIEQATGIFFTGGDQSRIVDFIKGTLLDKAIHRRHEEGVVIGGTSAGAAMMPDEMIVGGASVSNPTVDAVQLGPGMGFLPGIAIDQHFAQRGRLGRLLAALVQKPAVLGIGIDEDTAIIVKGDEFRVVGQGAITVVDETSATYNNLEGLLIDEAIALCNVKLHILPNGYGFNLKTHQPIL from the coding sequence ATGGACACTAAACCCGAACGCGGTCCCCTTGTCATTGTTGGCGGCGCGGAAGACCGGGACGGTGAATGTCTGGTACTACGAGAATTTGTGCGCTTGGCAGGGGGGATGAAGGCGTATATTGCCGTGATGACTGCCGCAACCAGTATGCCGGAGGAAGTCGGAGGAGACTACATTCGGATTTTCGAGCGGCTGGGGGCAGAACGAGTGGACGTGGTGAGAACCGAGAGCCGCAAAGATGCAGAACAGGAAGATGCGCTGCGCGTGATCGAGCAGGCAACGGGCATCTTTTTTACGGGCGGCGATCAGTCTCGCATCGTGGACTTTATAAAAGGCACACTGCTAGACAAGGCAATTCACAGGCGGCATGAGGAAGGTGTTGTGATTGGCGGTACGAGCGCGGGCGCAGCCATGATGCCTGACGAAATGATTGTAGGCGGTGCGTCGGTCTCAAATCCGACCGTGGATGCGGTACAGCTAGGTCCGGGCATGGGTTTCCTGCCGGGAATTGCGATCGATCAGCACTTTGCTCAGCGGGGTCGTCTGGGACGGCTTCTGGCAGCTCTGGTACAAAAGCCTGCCGTTCTGGGCATCGGCATCGATGAAGATACAGCCATTATCGTGAAGGGCGATGAGTTTAGGGTGGTGGGGCAGGGAGCCATTACAGTCGTCGATGAAACCTCTGCAACGTATAACAACCTGGAAGGACTGCTCATCGATGAGGCGATCGCCCTCTGTAACGTGAAACTTCATATTCTACCGAATGGCTACGGTTTCAACCTCAAGACCCATCAGCCCATCCTGTAG
- a CDS encoding DUF1269 domain-containing protein yields MSTLTVWKFNTADGAEKALSKLEGLQKQQLIQVMDAAIVTWEQGRSRPKTYQAFNTVGIGALGGAFWGMLFGLIFFVPLFGLLVGAAAGAISGKFKDYGINDDFIEDLRSKVTEGTSALFLLTGQVTLDKVEAAFTPEERGELIQSNLSAEQEAKLREDFGAEISEESTASIAQG; encoded by the coding sequence ATGTCTACATTAACCGTTTGGAAATTTAACACCGCAGATGGAGCAGAGAAAGCACTGAGCAAACTCGAAGGGTTGCAAAAACAGCAGTTGATTCAGGTGATGGATGCGGCGATTGTCACGTGGGAACAGGGGCGCAGTCGTCCGAAAACCTATCAGGCATTTAACACCGTCGGCATTGGTGCGCTGGGCGGCGCATTTTGGGGAATGCTGTTTGGTCTGATCTTTTTTGTGCCGCTGTTTGGCTTACTGGTGGGCGCAGCAGCAGGCGCAATCTCAGGCAAATTTAAGGACTACGGTATCAATGACGATTTCATTGAAGACCTGCGGAGCAAAGTCACCGAAGGAACTTCTGCGCTATTCCTGCTCACGGGTCAGGTGACGCTGGATAAGGTTGAAGCTGCCTTTACACCGGAGGAACGAGGAGAACTGATTCAGTCGAATCTCTCTGCGGAACAGGAAGCCAAGCTGCGAGAAGATTTTGGTGCAGAGATTAGCGAGGAGAGTACAGCATCGATCGCGCAGGGTTAG
- a CDS encoding response regulator, translating into MSAKAILLIEPELSLREVLSVCLRELGGWQVILSSSIQEGVQLCSAVQLDTILLDTSTAETDALLFTEQLKQHSVTRSIPILLMTARASWFTPKQLRQMGFAGAIAKPFNPSTLSAQIVGLLEANRKEQANSS; encoded by the coding sequence ATGTCTGCTAAAGCGATTCTGCTGATCGAGCCTGAATTGAGTTTACGGGAAGTGCTGTCTGTCTGCTTGCGCGAGTTGGGAGGATGGCAAGTGATTCTGTCTAGCTCGATTCAGGAAGGTGTGCAGCTTTGTAGCGCAGTTCAACTGGATACCATCCTGCTGGATACCTCGACTGCGGAAACGGATGCCCTGCTCTTTACCGAACAGCTCAAGCAGCATTCGGTGACGCGATCGATTCCCATCCTGTTGATGACCGCAAGAGCAAGCTGGTTTACCCCTAAACAACTGCGGCAAATGGGATTTGCTGGGGCGATCGCAAAACCGTTTAACCCGTCTACCCTATCTGCACAAATTGTTGGTTTGTTAGAAGCAAATCGGAAGGAGCAAGCGAATAGTTCATGA
- a CDS encoding nuclear transport factor 2 family protein, whose product MLTKEQAQQLADHWINAWNSHDLDAILDHYAEDVILVSPIAAKLLNDPSGTVRGKAALRDYFSKGLEVYPNLKFELIDVMWGVQSVVFYYLNQNKIQAGEVVEVDSTGKIKRVLAHYNG is encoded by the coding sequence ATGCTAACAAAAGAACAGGCTCAACAGCTTGCCGACCACTGGATTAACGCCTGGAATTCCCATGATTTGGATGCCATTCTGGATCACTATGCTGAGGATGTGATTCTGGTGTCGCCGATCGCAGCTAAACTTCTCAATGACCCATCGGGAACCGTGCGCGGCAAAGCCGCATTACGCGACTATTTCAGCAAAGGACTGGAGGTTTATCCGAATCTCAAGTTTGAACTGATCGATGTAATGTGGGGTGTACAGAGCGTGGTGTTTTACTACCTGAATCAAAACAAAATCCAAGCGGGAGAAGTGGTGGAAGTCGATTCAACGGGAAAAATTAAGCGCGTCCTGGCGCACTACAACGGGTAA
- a CDS encoding cupin domain-containing protein — MNQLPASAKSVPATMGQTIYPEPYASQVKGRLKRKLGDYFGLTQFGVNLTHLSPGAVSALTHSHSKQDEFIFVLEGFPTLLLGAEEFQLSPGDCCGFKAGTGIAHQLVNRSSETVTYLEMGDRTPGDQVEYPNNDLKATQTINGAWILTHKDDRPY; from the coding sequence GTGAATCAATTACCCGCCTCGGCGAAATCTGTTCCAGCAACAATGGGGCAAACCATTTATCCGGAACCCTACGCATCCCAGGTCAAAGGACGCCTGAAACGTAAATTGGGCGATTATTTCGGGCTAACCCAGTTTGGCGTTAATTTAACTCACCTTTCACCGGGAGCGGTATCTGCCCTTACCCACAGCCACTCCAAGCAAGATGAATTTATCTTCGTTTTGGAGGGATTTCCAACATTGTTGCTGGGTGCAGAGGAATTCCAATTAAGTCCAGGAGATTGCTGCGGTTTTAAAGCAGGCACCGGAATTGCCCATCAGCTGGTGAATCGTTCTTCAGAAACTGTGACTTATCTGGAGATGGGCGATCGGACTCCGGGAGATCAGGTTGAGTATCCCAACAATGATCTCAAAGCAACTCAAACAATAAACGGGGCATGGATTTTGACCCATAAAGACGATCGTCCCTACTAG
- a CDS encoding PLP-dependent aminotransferase family protein, whose translation MQIPLDRQAEQPIYLQIRDRIRLLIHSGALQPGDRLPSVRELAKETAVNKLTVIEAYSVLEADGLIHARQGAGYFVTCCPIIPPSLVSSFAPVQQVVIPPPQCGTFCKSYMTSFEAQRQPGILDFSSGFPQAFGLEDLQRIARRAMSQIAETLYQYDTPRGLQTLRQQIAQLLVQRGLVVSADDLIVTTGSMQGISLALRYFVQPGDWVIVETPCYHGALSILENLRARTIGIPMTPNGMNLELLEQYLKSHRPRLIYTVSTLHNPTGITTALDHRKRLLALAQQYDCLVLEDNAYEGLSFEPVPPPIKALDPHDRVVYVSTFSKTLMGGLRVGYMVVTGAHQQPLIEQKLIDDLHTPTPSQAIVSEYLASGHYRHRLRDLQTYHLQSRNAMLQALEQYFPQEATWTVPTGGLLLWVQLSDELPLEQICHRLREQKILVTPATPFFPDRKGYNAMRLNYSHPPETIDWGISRVGRALKSYSK comes from the coding sequence ATGCAGATCCCCCTCGATCGTCAGGCAGAGCAGCCCATTTACTTACAGATTCGCGATCGCATTCGCCTCCTGATTCACTCAGGGGCACTGCAACCCGGCGATCGTCTGCCCTCGGTGCGCGAGCTTGCTAAAGAAACAGCGGTCAACAAACTGACGGTAATTGAGGCATACAGCGTTTTAGAGGCAGATGGGCTGATCCATGCACGCCAGGGGGCTGGTTATTTTGTGACCTGTTGCCCAATCATTCCACCCAGTCTTGTTTCCAGCTTTGCCCCCGTCCAGCAGGTGGTCATTCCTCCTCCCCAGTGCGGAACCTTCTGTAAATCCTACATGACCTCCTTTGAGGCACAGCGCCAGCCCGGTATTCTCGACTTTAGCAGTGGCTTTCCCCAAGCATTTGGACTGGAGGACTTGCAGCGGATTGCCCGCCGTGCCATGAGCCAGATTGCCGAAACGCTTTACCAGTACGATACCCCTCGTGGACTGCAAACCCTGCGTCAGCAAATTGCTCAACTGCTGGTTCAGCGAGGTCTGGTGGTGTCTGCGGACGATTTGATTGTAACGACTGGATCAATGCAGGGAATTTCCCTAGCCTTGCGCTACTTTGTGCAGCCGGGAGATTGGGTCATTGTCGAAACCCCCTGCTATCACGGTGCGCTCTCTATTCTGGAAAACCTGCGAGCCAGGACGATCGGCATTCCCATGACACCCAATGGCATGAACCTGGAACTGCTCGAACAATACCTGAAGAGCCACCGTCCCCGGCTGATCTACACCGTCAGTACCCTGCACAATCCAACGGGGATCACTACAGCTCTGGATCACCGTAAACGGCTTCTTGCACTCGCACAGCAGTATGACTGTTTGGTTTTGGAGGACAATGCCTATGAAGGATTGAGCTTTGAACCCGTGCCGCCGCCGATCAAAGCCCTTGATCCCCACGATCGCGTCGTCTATGTCAGCACCTTTTCTAAAACGCTAATGGGCGGCTTACGGGTTGGCTATATGGTCGTTACTGGAGCGCATCAACAACCCCTGATCGAGCAAAAGTTAATCGACGATTTGCACACGCCAACTCCCTCCCAGGCGATCGTCAGCGAGTACCTGGCATCGGGGCATTACCGGCATCGGCTGCGCGATTTGCAGACCTATCATCTCCAGAGCCGCAATGCGATGCTGCAAGCGCTGGAACAGTATTTTCCCCAGGAGGCAACCTGGACAGTTCCCACGGGAGGACTCTTGCTCTGGGTGCAGCTTTCCGATGAATTACCCCTGGAGCAAATTTGCCATCGGCTGCGCGAGCAGAAAATTCTTGTCACCCCCGCAACGCCTTTCTTCCCCGATCGCAAAGGCTATAACGCTATGCGCCTTAACTACTCTCATCCACCAGAGACGATCGACTGGGGAATTTCCAGAGTTGGCAGAGCATTAAAGTCCTATTCAAAATGA
- a CDS encoding DinB family protein: protein MTTRVSHIQLLTQYNTLANQTLYTACVELDDVDRKQVRPAFFKSIHGTLNHILLGDRIWLDRFEGREVASTGLDAILYEDFQELWQARITEDQRIQAFAATLTEATLDQTICYVNHAGNVHSDPMLLLVLHFFNHQTHHRGQVHNLLSQTSVAPPSLDMHRLIRPNAV, encoded by the coding sequence ATGACTACCCGCGTTTCCCACATTCAACTGCTGACGCAGTACAACACGCTCGCGAACCAGACGCTTTATACTGCCTGTGTAGAGCTGGATGATGTCGATCGCAAACAGGTTCGTCCGGCATTCTTCAAAAGTATTCATGGCACGTTAAATCATATTCTGCTAGGCGATCGGATCTGGCTCGATCGTTTTGAAGGCAGAGAAGTTGCCTCAACAGGATTAGACGCAATTTTGTATGAGGACTTTCAGGAGCTTTGGCAAGCCAGGATTACAGAAGACCAGCGAATTCAAGCCTTTGCCGCAACATTGACAGAAGCCACACTGGATCAAACTATTTGCTATGTGAACCATGCGGGAAATGTTCACAGTGATCCCATGCTGCTATTGGTTTTACACTTCTTCAACCATCAGACTCACCATCGGGGACAGGTGCATAATCTGCTCAGCCAAACTTCTGTTGCCCCACCCAGTTTAGATATGCATCGCTTGATTCGTCCTAATGCAGTTTAA